The following coding sequences are from one Paenarthrobacter ureafaciens window:
- a CDS encoding NAD-dependent succinate-semialdehyde dehydrogenase has translation MTVTVERESELLASVPTGLLINGQWRPAGSGKTFDVEDPATGKVLLSISDAGPEDGAAALDAAAAAQADWARTAPRERGEILRRAFDMVTERAEDFALLMTLEMGKPLAEARGEVTYGAEFLRWFSEEAVRVSGRYSAAPDGKNRLLVQKKPVGPCLLITPWNFPLAMATRKIAPAVAAGCTMVLKPANLTPLTSLLFAQVMQEAGLPAGVLNVIQTSTAGAVTGPLIKDDRLRKISFTGSTPVGQALIREAADKVLRTSMELGGNAPFVVFEDADLDKAVEGAIAAKMRNMGEACTAANRFIVHESVADAFAEKFAAKIGSLTTARGTEPESKVGPLIDGKARDGVHALVSEAVAGGAEAVTGGAAVDGPGYFYQPTVLKNVAEGARILKEEIFGPVAPIITFSTEDDAVRLANNTEYGLVAYVFTKDLNRGLRVSEKLETGMLGLNAGVISNAAAPFGGVKQSGLGREGGAEGIEEYLYTQYVGIADPYAD, from the coding sequence ATGACTGTCACGGTTGAACGCGAAAGCGAACTGCTGGCTTCCGTCCCTACTGGCCTGCTGATCAACGGTCAGTGGCGCCCCGCGGGATCCGGAAAGACCTTTGATGTTGAGGACCCTGCCACGGGCAAGGTGCTGCTCAGCATCTCCGACGCCGGTCCGGAAGACGGCGCCGCTGCCCTGGACGCAGCTGCTGCTGCCCAGGCCGACTGGGCCCGCACGGCACCGCGCGAACGCGGCGAAATCCTGCGCCGGGCGTTCGACATGGTGACCGAGCGCGCCGAAGACTTCGCACTGCTGATGACCCTCGAAATGGGCAAGCCCCTGGCCGAAGCCCGCGGTGAAGTAACCTACGGCGCTGAGTTCCTGCGCTGGTTCTCCGAAGAAGCAGTCCGTGTCTCCGGCCGCTACTCGGCAGCCCCGGACGGCAAGAACCGCCTCCTGGTCCAGAAGAAGCCCGTGGGTCCCTGCCTGTTGATCACTCCGTGGAACTTCCCGCTGGCCATGGCCACCCGCAAGATTGCCCCCGCCGTTGCCGCCGGTTGCACCATGGTGCTCAAGCCCGCCAACCTGACCCCGCTGACGAGCCTCCTCTTTGCACAGGTCATGCAGGAAGCCGGCCTTCCCGCAGGTGTCCTGAACGTCATCCAGACCTCCACCGCAGGTGCCGTCACCGGCCCGCTGATCAAGGATGACCGCCTCCGCAAGATCTCCTTCACCGGTTCCACCCCGGTGGGCCAGGCCCTCATCCGTGAGGCCGCGGACAAGGTCCTGCGCACCTCCATGGAACTGGGGGGCAACGCCCCGTTCGTCGTCTTCGAAGACGCCGACCTGGACAAGGCCGTCGAAGGCGCCATCGCTGCCAAGATGCGCAACATGGGCGAGGCCTGCACAGCAGCCAACCGCTTCATCGTCCACGAGTCCGTCGCCGACGCTTTCGCTGAGAAGTTCGCAGCGAAGATCGGTTCCCTCACCACCGCCCGCGGCACCGAGCCCGAATCCAAGGTCGGCCCGCTGATCGACGGCAAAGCCCGCGACGGCGTCCACGCCCTGGTCAGCGAGGCAGTCGCAGGCGGCGCCGAGGCAGTCACCGGTGGTGCCGCCGTCGACGGTCCCGGCTACTTCTACCAGCCCACGGTGCTCAAGAACGTGGCCGAGGGTGCCCGCATCCTCAAGGAAGAAATCTTCGGTCCGGTTGCCCCGATCATCACGTTCTCCACCGAAGACGACGCAGTCCGCTTGGCCAACAACACCGAGTACGGCCTGGTTGCCTACGTCTTCACCAAGGACCTCAACCGCGGCCTGCGCGTCAGCGAGAAGCTCGAGACCGGCATGCTCGGCCTGAACGCCGGAGTCATCTCCAACGCCGCTGCGCCGTTCGGCGGCGTCAAGCAGTCCGGCCTGGGCCGCGAAGGCGGCGCAGAGGGCATCGAAGAGTACCTCTACACCCAGTACGTAGGTATCGCGGATCCGTACGCCGACTAG
- the rsmI gene encoding 16S rRNA (cytidine(1402)-2'-O)-methyltransferase, producing the protein MGRIVLAATPIGNVGDASSRLIELLGTSDIIAAEDTRRLHRLVQALGVEVSGRVISYHEHNEVAKTGELLDQVREGKSILMVSDAGMPAVSDPGFRLVEGAVAAGLTVTAVPGPSAVLTALALSGLPTDRFCFEGFLPRKPGERNSRLGELADERRTMVFFEAPHRLEVMLRALHERFGPERRGAVCRELTKTYEEVIRGSLRELLEWAENNEVRGEIAVVVGGAPEQAPGKPEDHVAAVNELVTQGIRLKEAVAAVAEDARISKRELYAAVLAAR; encoded by the coding sequence ATTGGCAGGATCGTCCTGGCCGCCACACCGATCGGAAATGTGGGCGACGCATCCTCGCGGCTGATCGAGCTCCTGGGCACATCGGACATCATCGCTGCGGAGGACACCCGCCGGCTCCATCGCCTGGTCCAGGCCCTTGGCGTTGAGGTATCCGGCCGCGTGATCAGCTACCACGAGCACAATGAGGTGGCCAAGACCGGCGAACTCCTGGACCAGGTGCGCGAGGGCAAGAGCATCCTCATGGTCAGTGACGCGGGCATGCCGGCGGTTTCCGACCCCGGCTTCCGTCTGGTCGAAGGCGCTGTTGCCGCGGGCCTGACCGTCACCGCTGTTCCCGGCCCCTCGGCTGTGCTGACTGCCCTGGCGTTGTCCGGCCTCCCGACAGACCGCTTCTGTTTTGAAGGCTTCCTGCCCCGAAAACCCGGGGAGCGGAATTCCCGGCTGGGCGAGCTGGCCGACGAACGCCGCACCATGGTGTTCTTCGAGGCCCCGCACCGGCTCGAAGTGATGTTGCGTGCCCTCCACGAGCGGTTTGGCCCGGAGCGGCGTGGAGCGGTGTGCCGTGAACTGACAAAAACCTACGAGGAAGTCATCCGCGGGTCCTTGCGCGAACTCCTGGAATGGGCCGAGAACAACGAGGTCCGTGGGGAAATTGCCGTTGTGGTGGGCGGTGCACCTGAACAGGCGCCCGGAAAACCGGAAGACCACGTGGCGGCTGTCAATGAGCTGGTAACCCAAGGCATCCGCCTGAAAGAGGCCGTGGCCGCAGTTGCCGAAGACGCACGCATCAGCAAGCGCGAACTCTACGCGGCGGTCCTCGCGGCGCGCTAG
- a CDS encoding dolichyl-phosphate-mannose--protein mannosyltransferase: MNQSSVPATDSGTAETPVPSRDTDGTAAADTKEPVRELTTWELPQNHRKDARLKPRGLERQSWIARPAEAFTSKSLRNRLIGGIHSWRDYPPSLRLWFWLIPALTAVLAGVLRFVRLEVPHSLVFDETYYVKDAYSYLVSGYERSWPAKANDSFNAGNPDVLLNSPEYVVHPPVGKWMIAFGMWLFGADNPLGWRFGAALIGTLTVFLVSLIALKLFRSHTLGLVAGVLLAVDGHHLVLSRTSLLDIFLAFWILAAFGALLLDRDDGRRRLASRLAAQAAASPGGVPSPLQLLSGPWLGMRWWRLVAGLCLGLAVGTKWSALSFVAVFGLMTVFWDMSARRIAGIRSWASAAIIKDGIAAFFTLIPVACVTYVATWTGWFLSKDAYYRQWAATNPSPGWDWLPNPIRSLAHYHLEAYKFHQGLSSDHPYESSPWTWLVMGRPTSFYYQAPKQGTSGCVVETCSSAILPVGNPVVWWGGTIALVILLFWWAGRRDWRAGAILAGVAAGYLPWFMYPERTMFVFYAVSFEPFLVLALTYVLGLALGRSNDPPWRRRSGLYVVGLVVMLAVIATAFFYPVLTAEVISYQDWRMRMWMPSWI, from the coding sequence GTGAACCAGTCGTCCGTTCCTGCCACCGATTCCGGAACTGCCGAGACGCCGGTCCCCTCCCGGGACACCGACGGAACGGCGGCCGCTGACACAAAAGAACCGGTAAGGGAACTGACTACTTGGGAGCTCCCGCAAAACCACCGAAAGGACGCCCGCCTTAAGCCGCGCGGGCTGGAGCGGCAATCCTGGATTGCACGGCCGGCTGAAGCCTTCACCTCAAAGAGCCTCCGGAACCGCCTCATTGGCGGCATTCACAGCTGGCGGGACTACCCGCCGTCGTTGCGTCTCTGGTTCTGGCTCATCCCTGCCCTGACCGCCGTCCTGGCCGGCGTACTCCGCTTCGTCCGCCTTGAGGTTCCGCACAGCCTCGTGTTCGATGAGACCTACTACGTCAAGGACGCCTACTCCTACCTGGTGAGTGGCTACGAACGGAGCTGGCCGGCCAAGGCCAATGATTCCTTCAACGCGGGTAACCCCGACGTCCTCCTGAACAGTCCTGAGTATGTAGTCCACCCGCCTGTGGGCAAGTGGATGATTGCGTTCGGCATGTGGCTGTTCGGAGCAGACAACCCCTTAGGGTGGCGCTTCGGGGCGGCTCTCATCGGAACACTGACGGTTTTCCTGGTGTCCCTGATCGCGCTCAAGCTCTTCCGCTCCCACACCCTCGGTTTGGTTGCCGGAGTGCTGCTTGCAGTGGACGGCCACCACCTGGTGCTCTCCAGGACATCCTTGCTGGATATTTTCCTGGCCTTCTGGATCCTGGCGGCGTTCGGCGCCTTGCTGTTGGACCGCGACGACGGCCGCCGTCGTCTGGCTTCCCGGCTCGCCGCGCAAGCGGCTGCTTCGCCCGGCGGGGTGCCATCCCCGCTTCAGCTCCTCTCCGGTCCATGGCTGGGAATGCGTTGGTGGCGCCTGGTGGCGGGCCTTTGCCTCGGCTTGGCGGTGGGCACCAAGTGGTCCGCGCTCTCCTTCGTGGCCGTGTTCGGTCTGATGACGGTCTTTTGGGACATGAGTGCCCGCAGGATTGCAGGAATCCGGAGCTGGGCCAGCGCGGCGATCATCAAGGACGGCATCGCGGCGTTCTTCACCCTCATCCCCGTCGCGTGCGTGACGTACGTGGCCACCTGGACCGGGTGGTTCCTGTCCAAGGACGCCTATTACCGCCAATGGGCTGCCACCAACCCGTCGCCCGGCTGGGACTGGCTGCCCAACCCGATTCGCTCCCTGGCGCACTACCACCTGGAGGCGTACAAGTTCCATCAGGGCCTCAGCTCGGACCACCCTTACGAATCGAGTCCCTGGACGTGGCTGGTGATGGGCCGGCCCACGTCCTTCTACTACCAGGCCCCCAAGCAGGGCACGTCCGGTTGCGTCGTTGAAACGTGCTCCTCGGCGATCCTTCCAGTCGGAAACCCCGTCGTGTGGTGGGGCGGAACCATTGCCCTGGTCATCCTTCTTTTTTGGTGGGCGGGCCGGCGTGACTGGCGTGCCGGAGCCATCCTGGCCGGGGTTGCCGCAGGCTATCTCCCGTGGTTCATGTATCCGGAACGCACCATGTTCGTCTTCTATGCAGTGTCCTTCGAGCCCTTCCTGGTCCTTGCCCTCACCTACGTCCTCGGCCTGGCGCTGGGGCGGAGCAACGATCCACCCTGGCGGCGCCGCTCAGGGCTGTACGTCGTGGGTCTCGTGGTGATGCTCGCTGTGATTGCCACGGCATTCTTCTACCCCGTCCTGACCGCAGAGGTCATCAGTTACCAGGACTGGCGGATGAGGATGTGGATGCCTTCATGGATTTAG
- a CDS encoding TIGR01906 family membrane protein, which produces MSDKSPKPQEPDTDVHDDPDEPAFEWMKPASSGATSAAGNSAPADAATKAQPASSAPTGSQPESRTGSQPAAPTGTQPESRAGRKAAEAAETEPEPPLFAGSSPAGKPTGGASHSEPLPTSALQVRPPEEEVARRNAEREQAAKVKPLAPRIFQVLLAIFFPIILLVLAVRAVASPLFLWIEYNRPGFPGDGYGFSTEDRMTYGSYAVDYLSNWAGPRYLGGLVHEDGNQLFKDSEVSHMADVKLVILSSFGAGLLLIILSFIAIMYLRKKSDGGVRRGLFAGSIVTLVIIIGLAVLAVLSWQQFFTEFHRIFFASGTWTFSLEDTLIRLFPGQFWVDAGIVIGALVFLAATVTFILTWPTRRRRGLGAKSADANESADVEAEAADPTKDSATTKR; this is translated from the coding sequence GTGAGCGACAAGAGCCCGAAACCACAAGAACCGGACACGGACGTCCACGACGATCCCGATGAACCGGCCTTCGAATGGATGAAGCCCGCATCGTCCGGCGCCACGTCGGCTGCGGGGAACTCCGCCCCAGCCGATGCAGCTACTAAAGCCCAGCCGGCGTCCTCGGCCCCGACTGGATCCCAACCCGAAAGCCGCACTGGATCCCAGCCCGCGGCCCCGACTGGAACCCAGCCCGAAAGCCGCGCCGGCCGCAAGGCGGCCGAAGCTGCAGAAACCGAGCCCGAGCCCCCGCTGTTCGCAGGTTCTTCCCCTGCCGGCAAACCAACCGGCGGCGCGTCGCACTCGGAGCCGTTACCGACGTCGGCCCTTCAGGTCCGTCCGCCCGAAGAGGAAGTTGCCCGCCGCAACGCAGAGCGCGAGCAAGCGGCCAAGGTGAAGCCGCTGGCGCCCCGCATCTTCCAAGTGCTGCTCGCGATTTTCTTCCCCATCATCTTGCTGGTGCTTGCCGTCCGTGCAGTAGCCAGCCCCCTGTTCCTCTGGATCGAGTACAACCGGCCGGGTTTCCCCGGGGACGGCTACGGGTTCAGCACCGAAGACCGCATGACCTACGGCTCCTATGCAGTGGACTACCTCAGCAACTGGGCGGGTCCGCGGTACCTGGGCGGCCTGGTCCATGAGGACGGCAACCAGCTGTTCAAGGACTCCGAAGTTTCACACATGGCCGACGTCAAGCTGGTCATCCTGTCTTCCTTCGGGGCCGGCCTCCTGCTGATCATCCTGAGCTTCATCGCCATCATGTACCTCCGGAAGAAGAGCGACGGCGGTGTCCGCCGCGGCCTGTTCGCCGGCTCGATCGTCACGCTGGTGATCATCATCGGTCTTGCCGTGTTGGCTGTCCTGAGCTGGCAGCAGTTCTTCACCGAGTTCCACCGCATCTTCTTCGCCAGCGGCACGTGGACTTTCTCGCTCGAGGATACGCTCATCCGCCTCTTCCCCGGCCAGTTCTGGGTTGACGCCGGAATCGTCATCGGCGCCCTGGTGTTCCTGGCAGCCACGGTGACCTTCATCCTGACGTGGCCCACACGCCGTCGTCGCGGTCTGGGAGCCAAATCGGCGGATGCCAACGAATCTGCCGATGTTGAGGCCGAGGCTGCAGACCCCACCAAGGATTCAGCAACCACCAAGCGGTAA
- a CDS encoding RDD family protein yields MSSIVTGEAVVLELRPASFAARALGLVLDVIANVVLLILLIILVGFAAPDLDAAATRAIILACVVFSFVIVPVTVETLTRGRSLGKLAAGLRIVRDDGGSIRFRHAVIRGLLGFLEIYVTFGGLAIGVALFSEKSKRLGDIVAGTYSLRQRVPVEPRILPAAPPYLQGWVAMADIGRIPDNTARRAATFVQQAYRMAPASRTNMAIALASELASYVAPPPPAGTMPGDYIGAVLGERRNREYERLKRAEQRNLATGERLRKLPFTER; encoded by the coding sequence TTGAGTTCAATCGTCACAGGCGAGGCAGTGGTCCTTGAACTGCGCCCAGCATCATTCGCCGCCCGCGCCCTGGGCCTGGTCCTGGACGTCATCGCGAACGTCGTACTGCTCATCCTGCTGATCATCCTCGTCGGCTTCGCCGCCCCGGACCTGGACGCGGCCGCAACGCGGGCCATCATTCTGGCCTGCGTCGTTTTCTCGTTCGTCATCGTCCCGGTCACGGTGGAAACCCTCACCCGTGGTCGTTCCCTGGGCAAGCTTGCCGCAGGACTCCGCATTGTCCGCGACGACGGCGGTTCCATCCGGTTCCGGCATGCGGTTATCCGCGGGCTGCTCGGGTTCCTCGAAATCTACGTGACGTTTGGTGGACTCGCCATTGGTGTGGCGCTGTTCAGCGAGAAGTCCAAACGGTTGGGTGACATCGTGGCCGGAACATACTCCCTTCGCCAGAGGGTTCCTGTGGAACCGCGTATCCTGCCTGCCGCGCCACCGTATCTTCAAGGGTGGGTGGCCATGGCCGACATTGGGCGTATCCCGGACAATACCGCGCGCCGTGCGGCGACCTTCGTCCAACAGGCTTATCGGATGGCGCCGGCATCGCGAACCAACATGGCCATTGCCTTGGCTTCCGAACTTGCCAGCTATGTGGCTCCGCCCCCGCCGGCAGGAACCATGCCCGGAGACTACATCGGGGCAGTCCTGGGCGAACGCCGGAACCGGGAGTACGAGCGGCTCAAGCGTGCCGAGCAGCGCAATCTGGCCACCGGTGAAAGGCTCCGCAAGCTGCCGTTCACGGAGCGCTGA
- a CDS encoding AMP-dependent synthetase/ligase yields MREASTELLVEADEDSNVTDLLLERCTKDPFGILYAHKTPNGWLNVTASRFLADVSALAKGLIAGGLNPGDPVAVLSRSSFEWTLVDFAIWMAGGVTVPIYETSSAGQIEWILVDSGARRVFVEDTAKAELVRSVVDKSAALGDDLVTIIRMEHEGEAPHLTSVSAVGTGITDTELERQRSAANLADVASIVYTSGTTGRPKGCEITHGNFVRITRNVIPFLPELLMQPGARTLMFLPLAHVLARAVQVVSMTGGITMGHSAGASGLMDDLGAFKPTFLLAVPRIFEKVYAGAGHKAAMSGKGRLFAAASSTAVEYSTAADLASRGQGTGPGWTLRAKHAVFNKLLYPKVREVFGGAVGYTVSGASPLSLRENHFFHGAGVPVLEGYGLTETTAPCTVNTPSMFRIGTVGIPLPGTTIRIASDGEILVKGIGVFKGYHNNPAATEAAFVDGFFRTGDLGELDQDGFLTITGRKKDLLVTAGGKNIAPAPLEEKLREHQLVGQAVVVGDGKPFVAALIALDPEGLADWCAENKLGALSLQEASTDPRVRAEVQSAVDEANRLVSAAESIRKFDFITSELTEESGHLTPSLKLKRDVVTNDFAKLVEKLYAK; encoded by the coding sequence GTGAGGGAAGCAAGCACAGAGCTTCTGGTGGAGGCCGATGAGGACAGCAACGTCACGGACCTCCTCCTGGAACGGTGCACCAAAGATCCCTTCGGCATCCTCTATGCCCACAAGACACCCAACGGCTGGTTGAACGTCACGGCATCCCGGTTCCTGGCCGACGTCAGCGCACTCGCCAAGGGCTTGATTGCAGGAGGGCTCAACCCCGGAGATCCGGTGGCTGTCCTCTCCCGCTCCAGCTTTGAGTGGACGCTGGTGGATTTCGCCATTTGGATGGCCGGCGGGGTCACCGTTCCTATTTACGAGACGTCATCGGCAGGCCAGATCGAATGGATCCTGGTGGACTCCGGAGCCCGCCGCGTCTTCGTCGAGGACACAGCCAAGGCTGAACTGGTCCGGTCTGTGGTGGACAAGTCGGCCGCCCTGGGTGATGACCTGGTCACCATCATCCGCATGGAACACGAAGGTGAGGCACCGCACCTGACCAGCGTATCCGCCGTCGGGACCGGCATCACCGACACTGAGCTGGAACGGCAACGCAGCGCCGCGAACCTTGCCGATGTCGCATCGATTGTCTACACCTCCGGCACCACGGGCAGGCCAAAGGGTTGCGAAATCACCCATGGCAACTTTGTCCGCATCACCCGCAACGTCATTCCCTTCCTGCCTGAACTGCTCATGCAGCCGGGGGCAAGAACCCTGATGTTCCTGCCGTTGGCCCATGTCCTGGCGCGGGCAGTGCAGGTGGTCTCAATGACCGGCGGGATCACCATGGGCCACAGCGCAGGAGCGAGCGGGTTGATGGATGACCTCGGCGCCTTCAAACCGACGTTCCTGCTGGCTGTCCCCCGCATCTTCGAAAAGGTCTACGCAGGAGCCGGGCACAAGGCTGCCATGAGCGGCAAAGGACGGCTCTTCGCCGCGGCGTCGTCAACGGCTGTGGAGTATTCGACGGCGGCGGACCTCGCCTCGCGCGGGCAGGGCACCGGGCCCGGCTGGACGTTGCGCGCCAAGCATGCAGTGTTCAACAAGCTCCTCTACCCCAAGGTCCGCGAGGTCTTTGGCGGGGCCGTAGGCTACACGGTCTCCGGTGCAAGCCCGCTCAGCCTTCGGGAGAACCATTTCTTCCATGGTGCCGGCGTTCCCGTCCTGGAAGGCTACGGGCTGACCGAAACCACTGCCCCCTGCACGGTCAACACACCCAGCATGTTCCGCATCGGCACCGTAGGCATTCCACTCCCCGGGACCACCATCCGGATAGCCTCCGACGGAGAAATCCTGGTGAAGGGCATCGGCGTCTTCAAGGGTTACCACAACAACCCGGCCGCCACGGAGGCAGCGTTCGTCGACGGGTTCTTCCGCACGGGAGACCTCGGCGAGCTCGACCAGGACGGGTTCCTCACCATCACCGGCCGCAAGAAGGACCTGCTGGTCACTGCCGGTGGCAAGAACATCGCCCCGGCACCGCTGGAGGAGAAGCTCCGTGAACACCAACTGGTGGGCCAGGCAGTGGTCGTCGGCGATGGAAAGCCGTTCGTTGCCGCATTGATCGCCCTCGATCCTGAAGGACTTGCGGATTGGTGCGCGGAGAACAAGCTCGGTGCGCTGTCCCTCCAGGAAGCATCCACAGACCCGCGGGTCCGCGCTGAAGTGCAGTCCGCCGTTGATGAAGCCAACAGGCTGGTGTCCGCCGCAGAGTCCATCCGGAAGTTCGACTTCATCACCAGCGAACTCACCGAAGAATCAGGCCACCTCACGCCGTCGCTGAAGCTGAAGCGCGATGTGGTGACGAACGACTTCGCCAAGCTGGTGGAGAAGCTCTACGCAAAGTAG
- a CDS encoding stage II sporulation protein M: MDIDAFSAVNGSKWSRLTYLAHKRRLTGEEADELLRLYQTVSAHLSLIRSVAPESALSSSLSAALAQARTRFTGARSNFMEDLARFFVIALPAAFYRIRWLTVWCGLFFLAVGGAYALWIGTSPEALRAVFGSDDNIRRYVEDDFIDYYSENPAASFAGAVWTNNAWISAQAVAFGITGFWVPMILFLNAQAVGAAAGVFVATGKLDIFFSYILPHGLMELTAVFIACAAGLRIFWAMVQPGPRTRLQAVAEEGRSLVTVALGLVLVLLVSGVVEAFVTPSPLPVWAKITIGAMVLAAYWVYALLLGGRAFRAGETGDLETNDAGYRGIAA; the protein is encoded by the coding sequence GTGGACATCGATGCCTTCTCAGCCGTGAACGGGAGCAAATGGTCCAGGCTTACTTACCTGGCCCATAAACGGCGGCTGACCGGGGAAGAGGCCGACGAGTTGCTGCGGCTGTACCAAACCGTGTCAGCGCACCTGTCGCTGATCCGTTCCGTGGCGCCGGAATCGGCCTTGTCGTCGTCCCTGTCCGCAGCCTTGGCCCAGGCACGTACCCGGTTTACAGGGGCCAGGTCCAACTTCATGGAAGACCTGGCCCGCTTCTTTGTGATCGCGTTGCCTGCGGCTTTCTACCGGATCCGCTGGCTGACCGTGTGGTGCGGACTTTTCTTCCTGGCGGTGGGTGGGGCGTATGCGTTGTGGATCGGTACCTCGCCGGAGGCCTTGCGGGCGGTATTCGGCAGCGACGACAATATCCGCCGGTACGTCGAGGACGACTTCATCGACTACTATTCCGAAAACCCCGCAGCATCATTCGCCGGCGCCGTGTGGACCAACAACGCCTGGATCTCCGCGCAGGCTGTTGCCTTCGGCATCACCGGATTCTGGGTGCCCATGATCCTCTTCCTCAACGCCCAGGCGGTAGGAGCCGCGGCCGGAGTCTTCGTGGCGACCGGGAAGCTGGACATCTTCTTCAGCTACATCCTTCCGCATGGCCTGATGGAACTGACGGCCGTCTTCATTGCATGCGCAGCCGGATTAAGGATCTTCTGGGCCATGGTCCAGCCGGGCCCGAGAACCCGGCTCCAGGCTGTTGCGGAGGAAGGCCGCTCCTTGGTGACCGTTGCGCTGGGACTGGTTCTGGTGCTGCTTGTCTCCGGCGTCGTAGAAGCATTCGTGACGCCCAGCCCTTTGCCGGTGTGGGCGAAGATCACCATTGGGGCGATGGTCCTCGCCGCCTACTGGGTGTACGCACTGCTGCTGGGCGGACGTGCCTTCCGCGCCGGGGAAACGGGAGACCTGGAAACGAACGACGCCGGATACCGGGGCATAGCTGCGTAG